The following is a genomic window from Trachemys scripta elegans isolate TJP31775 chromosome 7, CAS_Tse_1.0, whole genome shotgun sequence.
ACATGGGGAAGGGGATGCTGCTGCGGCACAGTGCTGCACCAAGGGGCCCCTCAGCTCCCCCTCAAAGCCATCTCTCTTGCTGGGCAACATGGCCCAATCCTGGGGGTCCTGGCGCCCCTACAGTGTGGGAGGCAGCACtacaggaagaggtgggaggagCCAGAAACCTGGTGGCTGAATGTTCCTGTTAGTCCAGATCTCTGGCTCTGGCACTGGGGCAGGTGCCCCTTCTTGAGCTTCTTGGAATAGCCACTTGGGCTGAGACCTGCAGCCTGGTTCCGAGCTGGGGCCCTGGCAGCCAGCCCGGGGGCTCCTCTCCCTTCTGGGGCGCCTGGTGGAGCCCCCTCCTATGCCTCAAGATGAGTGTCCAAGCCAACACTGCAGCCTGAGGCCTCAGCCGGCACAGACATACACTGCTAAAACTTCTGGAATGggagcccagagtggggggcGGAGTGTCCTCCAGGCCTCCCCCATCTGGAGCAGGTCCGGGGGGGGCTCATGCCCTCAGAGACTAAAGGGGAAAGCCTGGACTTTCCCCAACAAGTCCGAGGCAGTCTCCCCGGGAGCCTGCATCCCTGGGCCCAAGACATGCCTGGCTCTGGGGTTACTCTGTGGTGCCAGCAGGTGTCCCTGGGTCTGGGGCACAGCCTTGTGCACTGAGGCTGGCATTGGGCAGGGAGGCGTAGcaaggtgggtggggggagagagcctgcagccctgggcgcgctcccagcctgggggcagcagagggAGACCCTGCAAgtcagccccagagctgctcaggGAGGGGCTACCGCTGCGCAAGTGTGGCTGGGGTACCAGCTGGTCTGAGCCATCCTCTCCCTGTCTGGGCCATAGGGGCGCTGCTGGGGGTCAGCTGCAGGTTCAGCTCTGTCTCACAGAAGGGTGCCCAAGCTCTGACTGCCAGTGCAGCCCTCGGGTGGTAATCTGCCTTGTGACAGGAACATTGCCCTGGGGCAGTGTCCATCGACATTTCCTGGCAGGGAGCCATGCTGTGCCCCGGACACATGGCTCTGTGCCAGgggccgagcccagcccctcttgCTGGGGGCGTTCTAGTGCCAGGGCTGGCCTGATACGGCCCTGTCTCGCCCTGCAGGACGGCCTGAAGCAGACGCCCCTCCACGCCTTCCACCGGCAGCAGGGTGGTAAGATGGTGAACTTCGCTGGCTGGAGCATGCCTGTGCAGTACGCGCTGAGCCACCTGGAGTCCCACCTGCACACACGCCAGCACTGCTCCCTCTTTGATGTCTCCCACATGCTGCAGGTAGCATCGTGCACCCCAGCCGCTCCCAGCCAAGGGTCCCCTGTGCTCACAGCCTGGCCACATGCAGGCCAGGAAGCTGTATGCCCCGTTTGCTGCCCACCCGTTCACcttgtagccaagccctaagacaccccgagatgaggaaactgaggcccaggcaGGGCCAGCCAGCACTGCCCAGAGTCAGATCCAAGGGGAGTGACTGGAGCTGTGGCCCTCCTGAAACAGGGCAGGGACTCAGCCAGGCTGCACAGTGAGttagggcagagcagagaatggaacccaggaatcctagCTCACTCGCCGCCCCACTTGCTTCGCTTGCTTAAAAATATCTTAATACACAAGTACCTGACCCTGCCAccaggggacagggtgggacTCTCTGCAATGGCGGGTGGGCTGGACCGGTGCAGGACTCTCTGCAATGGCGGGGGGGGCTGGACTGGCGCAGGGCTCTCTGTGACGCTGgaggatggggagtggggggagggcccGGCGCGGAGCTCTCTGCgatgtggggaggggcagggctggggctctcTCTGACgggggagggccagggccagcaCTGGGCTCTCTGCGATGCGATGGGGCCAGGGGGTGAACTCTCTGCAATgcggggggctgggctgccgcAGGACTCCCTgcgatgggggtggagggggccagGCTGGCGCAGAGCTCTCTGTGAtgggggcagaagggaagggCCAGCGTGCGGCTCTCTGCaatggggtggggcacagggctcTCTGTGATAGGGGTGGGGAGTCTGGGCTAGCGTGGGGCTCTCtgcgatgggggaggggggcagggccagtgcaggGCTCTCTgtgatgggggtgcagggctggcatggGGCTCtctgcaaggggggaggggggccaggCGAGCTCGGCACGCCGcgtggtggggggcagggctggcaggggggctCTCTGCGATGGGCAGCGCAGGGCTCTCTGCTACAGGGGGGGCGGGTAGGGACAGTGGGGGGGCTCTCTGCAATGGGGGCTGGGCATGTCTTGATGGCTATGGGGCAGGGCTGGTAAGCTGGTCTCAAGCTGTGCCCATGCTGCAGatgcctgcagctggcccatgccatctGACGTGGGTCATGGGACTGGCACGAGGGGCTGTTAAATTGCCCTGTAGAAGTTCAGGTTTAGGCTAGAGCCAGGAtctaggatcctgtgaggtgggagggtcccagagctgggctgcagctggagccataACGTCTACACGGCAATGAAactgccctgcagcctgagccagctgccTGGCCAGCTAGCGGAGACAGACCCTCAGCAATGTCTCTTCCCCAGACCAAGGTGTTTGGCCGGGACCGGGTGAAGTTCATGGAGAGCCTGGTGGTTGGGGACATCGCGGAGCTGAAGCCGGACCAGGTATGTGGGGTGTGTGACGTCCTCCCCCACGCATGGCCAGGAGTCTTTATAGTGCCCTGGAGACAACAGCAGTGGGTCCTAGGGCAGCCTGGGCATGGGCAGAGCCACCACTGGGGGGAGCCCTGGCTCTAgaccccctctgcccctgctctgtgtgcagcagcagcctggcagcTCCTGCCATGTGCCCGGTGGGGCGCTCAGCTTCCTGACAAGTGGGGGGAGGCGCTCACCTAGGAGTTGGTGTGTCGAtctgggcccagccagccctggtggCTCTGTGACTCCAACACCTTCTGTGTCCCAGGGAGCAAATTGCTTCTCCCCTCTGGGGTAGTGACGCCATGTGGATAGGTCCCAAGTCAAATGGTTCATAACAAGTGCAGAAAATTGCCCCATTCATCACAGGAGATGTGGCCACCTCAGCTGCCCACCCGTCCTGCTCAGGCCACGGGATCAGAGAGTTGGGGGATCCCATAGCACACGTCCACCACAAAATCAACCCCATCCTCGGTTCAGTGAGAGAGAGACCCGGGGCTGGGCTCACAGGGGCTgcggtcaggagtgaggggcaccggcagataggggagcccagggctgggcttgCAGGGGTCTCTCACTGAAGGGCCATTAGGAGACGCTGCATGGCATGCTGGTGATCCGTGGCCTTGCCTGGAGTTTCTGAGGTGGGGATGGGCAGGTGGGTGCAGGTCTGCTCTGTGGCCTGTGGCTGCCCAGACTCAGCATGTCCCCGCTTGCAgggcaccttgtctctcttcacTAACGAGGAGGGAGGCATCCTCGACGACCTGATCGTGACCAGCACGTCGGAGCAGCACCTCTACGTGGTGTCCAACGCAGGCTGCAGGGAGAAGGACTGGGCCCTGATGCAGGTATATGTGCAGCTGGGCACCCCCTGCCtgtgtagatcaatctctgataattttcatatgactttacattgtgcctcttcatataaccttgtggtgggtctacccacgtgtgacctctgttttcatggaactttgtatcaaagcctcatttaaaaactttGCATTACCCTTggtcggcagaagcccggctccaccccctcccccatctaactcacctggccagtgaagttaaggggagcaactaattggtaacaagaAGACagaatgggtttgtgtgtgtgtgtgtgagtgtaagtgtaatatattatatgcatataatacagtgttaatgaatacatgtattactaataaatgtggcgttttgccttattccccctaaaaagatcctgtgcagtactttaagtacaacacctgGACCCCGCAGTGACCCCGAGAATGGGATCATTGCTGGGCACCTGTTCTCTCCCCGCTATGCTGGTGCTGCCCTGTTGGTGCCCATCCCCATGGGGCTTCAGCACTGGCTACCAGGGGGCTCCCTGAATGGCAGAAGCAGAAGAATCCATCCCGTGCAGACTGGAGGCAGGTCCGATGCTGATCCATGGTCCAGCTGCCGACCTGGCCCtcaggagctgggctctgtcccTACTCTGCTGGCCCCATTCCCACCTGCGCTTGTCTCCCTTCCAGGGCCGAGCAGAGGATCTGCGGGCTGCAGGTGGCGACGTGCACCTGGAGGTCTCTGAAAACGCGCTGCTAGCTCTGCAAGGTAATGGGCCGCCCACCCCGGGctgccagcacgtccctgcatcATGCCCTGCACTGACAGCCCCTTCCCCATTGGGGTCACCCTGGTTCAGAATTCCTGCCACCCCCCAAGCTGATGGTGCTGGCTCTCCTGCCAGGCTGGCCAAGCCAAGGTAGGACTCCCCAAGTGCATGGGAACGGGGCAGGACACCCGATAGAGAGAAGCTGATGGCACACACCCCTCGACCCTGCTgtgctcccccccatcccccggtgCAGGGGGCAGTTGGTAAACACAGGCAGCACTGCCCTGGTACTGGGGGTTGCCAGGTGAGGGTCAAGGCCCATCATTCCTGGGCAGAGCTGTCCTAGAGGTGGGGGTGGGTCAGAAATGCTGACTCACTCAATCTCTTGCAGGCTGATGAATCTTGGAACGAAACCTGCCTGATGGGGGTCGGGCAGCCCTGTGGCTCAGTGCATGGCAGCCTGCCAGGCAGGCAGGCCCTGGCAGATTGGCTGTGTGGGGCAGCGTTGAGAGATCAGTGGGGGGCTGGCAGGAAATGCCCCGGGCTCTCTGCTCATTGGCCCATGGTGGGGACTCCATTTGTTCTGAGTCAGACATACTGAAACTTCCCGCCGGCTCCACCCCAGGTCCTTCGTGCGCTGCCAGggtggtgtgatgggttggatcacagaaaatcCCTtaggaactgccaactgatgaaCTGAGACTACTTCTCTAAGTctattttccctggcagcttgggacttcagtgccctgcctggtttgagccagacatgctagccagctgcaaacccagacccaggtctgaaccatgttcCCTAACTGCTGtaagcttaactgaaagcagcttaagaagtgttcctgtctctaacacttagatgcccagctcccaatggggtccaaaccccaaataaatctgttttaccctgtataaagcttatacaggataaactcataaattgtttgccctctataacactgctagagagatatgcacagctgtcccccccccccttccccaggcatTAATACATAtgctgggttaattaataagtaaaaagtgattgtattaaatacaaaatgtaggatttaagtggttctaagtaatagcagacagaacaaagtgaattaccaagcaaaataaaataaaacactcaagtttaaacctaatacagtaagaagctGAATATAGATAAAATCTCACCAATAAGGCTCTTTTatagactagcctccttctagtctgggtccagcaatcactcacaccccctgtagttactgtcccttgtcccagtttctttcaggtatcctttggggtggagaggctatctcttgagccagctgaagaccaaatggatgGGTCTctcgggtttaaatagactttctcttgtgggtggacacacctccctcccccacgtAGAATCCAgcaacaaaatggagttttggagtcacatgtccatgcatgactgagttccttaccagccaagccacaatTTCCGGGAAAGCTCAgctgtggattggcatctccaagttcattgttggcttaagtgtttcttgattgggcacttactgagaatagtcctttctcaggaagctgaccaactgcttcactgaggctacttaagaTTAAACAAGTACAAAGCCAATATTTGttacttcgaatacaaaaatgatacatgcatacaaataggattaatagatttagtagatcatgacctttacagagatatgttacaaggcatatgtagcataaaacatattccagttatgtcatatatacattcataagcatattcccataaagcattatggggtgcaacatcacaggtAGGCATTGCCCGCTCCATGCTCcacctgcccctcttccccaGATGCTGAGGCTTTCGCTGAGCTCCTCCCATGCTCTCTGTGCCCAGGTCCCTCGGCGGTGCAGGTGCTGCAGACAGGCGTGTCGGACAACCTGGCCAAGCTGCCCTTCATGAGTAGTGCGGTGATGGGCGTGTTTGGGGTGCCAGGCTGTAGGGTGACGCGCTGCGGCTACACCGGAGAGGATGGTGTGGAGGTACCGTGCTGCCGGGcccgggtgggggagggcggaggtACCAAAACAGGAGCAGCCCtggcggggcagggagggggcgatgTGTCTCGTGGGTGGCACAGTGCTGGCTCAGGCACTGCCTGGTGGGATGCGGGAAGCTGGAACTTACCATGCCTGCCATTGCTTGGCTCAGATCTCGGTGCCCATGGGGCGCGCGGTGGAGCTGGTGGAGCTGCTACTCAGGGACCCACAAGTGCAGTTGGCAGGGCTGGCGGCCAGGGACAGCTTGCGCCTGGAGGCGGGGCTCTGTCTCTATGGCAACGACATTGATGAGACGACCACGCCTGTGGAGGCGGCTCTGGTGTGGACACTGGGTAGGAAGGGGcaaggagcagggctggcatgGTGGGGCCTGGGCACCTTAGCAACAGCAGTGAGGAGGGGTGGGTGAGCCTGGCATGGGGACTGGAGGCTGGTACAGGGGTGCCAGCTGCCTTGGGGAATGGAGACATGGGGACAGTGAGAGCCCTTGTGGCTGGGGGGGATGGGTTGTGGGGCACTTGGTGTGTGGGGGGCTTGGCTAGGCCCCCAGAGTGCCAGGGCATGGGGGGTTGGCCAGGCACCCTGAGGgccgggggtggaggtgggacagGGTTTGGAGCGctggtggtgtgggggaggggtgccccacCCCCTAACTTGCCCTGTCTTGTTGCCTGCAGGGAAGCGGCGCCGGCTGGCTATGGATTTCCCCGGTGCCCCAGTCATTGTGCCCCAGATCAAAGGGAAGGTTAAGCGCAAGCGCGTGGGGCTGATTTCCACAGGCCCCCCCATCCGGCCACACATGCccatcctgagcccagagggcagGCCCATCGGTAGGTGGGGCGGGCAGGAGCGTGGCGCTTGGGGGGTGCTTGGGCTTGGCTAGCCCTTCATTAGCCCACTTGCACTGgcctcccttcccctcactgTGCCACAGCCCAGGGGGCAGGACCCTGACCCTGGCATGCTTGGCGTGGCCATATCCCTGTGTGACAGGCTCCGACCTGCAAAGCTCAAAGCTGGGCCCCACGTCAAGGAGAATGTAACAGCTGCATGTGTGGGGTCTGTCCAGCTGGGCCCCAGCAGTGGTGGGAGGCTGGCACATGTGCCCACACTAACCCACCACTTGTGCTTGCTGTGCCCAGGCAAAGTGACCAgtggctgcccctctccctgcctgaaGAAGAATGTGGCCATGGGCTATGTGGAGGGCGAGCAGAGCCGGGTGGGCACGGTGGTGGCAGTGGAGGTGCGGAAGAAGAGCTGCCCTGCCCTGGTCACCAGGATGCCCTTTGTGCCCACCCGCTACCATATGCTCAAGTGAGATGTGGCTGGCAGCcacgcctcccacccaccccaatcAATCAGCATGCGCCTCTCTTCACCACATGAGAATCCATGTCCCCAATCAGAACTCCCCACAGTGCCACCCGTTCAAGCAAGGCTGGGCCCCACCGGGGCCAAAGAGCCAACGTCCAGCCATGTGCTGCACAGCCAATGCCAAGGGCCTGTGCCAAGTGCCTTCCAGCCCCATCTGAGGCCGATGCCAAACCAGGCCAGTCTGTTGGTTTTCTTGGGGGGGGTGGGCAGCCTCTGAGTGTGCCCTCAGTGTCCAGACATGCTCTGGCCTTGCTGTATGTATACCACATGCTGCCAGTCAATGGGCTGGCAAGGTGAGAGTCCCTCTGCTGCCCTAGCCCGCCTGGGCATTCCCCCCATTTCTGTAATTGGGCTGTGATTGTCCATTAAAGACCCCCTGactccactcctgctctgccGCTCGTCTTTACCCACGCTAGGCTGGGGCTGTGCAGTGCCCAGAGGGCACGGCCTGCAGAGCAGTCTCCAGCTGCCACCGCTCATGCCTGGCTTCTGAGTATTCTGGGTCCCACACTGGCCTGAAGCCCATAACCCCCAGTGGAACctaccagtggcagagctggggagaacaGCTCAGCCTgggcagcccagctcagcccacTGGAGACTTAGCCCTTGCACTGGGGTGGCACagcacactccccccccccccatgagaaagggggagagagatttGGGCACACTGGGGCTGTGGGTGAACCAGGGTGCCTAGGGCCAGTCCTGTGCCAGCAGGGCCCAGCCACAGGCCTGTTCGAAAACAGCTGTGGgggcatgcccctccccccaggccctctccccccagcatggCAGGGCATGCatctgtgtggggggagggatagttcagtgggttgagcagtggcctgctaaacccaggatttagggatctggggcaaaaaaaaaacctgtctggggattggtcttgctttgagaagagggttggactagatgacctcctgaggtcccttccacccctgatattctatgattctatgctgcgTGCTCCTGCCCTTGCCCCCATCCCTGCCTGGAAGAGGGTAAGTAGTTCAAGGCAGCTGCTCCAAGTGTCTGAAGAGCAACAGCATCCACCAGCTAGGACAgcatctccctcctccagggaCAGGGTCAGAGACAGCCAGAATGAatgcagttcccccccccccagtaattgAACAGCAGCATAGTCACAGCAGAGGGATTTAATCCAGCCAGCAGGTCACAGGAGCCTTCAGCCAGGGTCTGGCAGAGTGCAGAAGGACAGTAGGTGGCCCTGGGGCTAAAGGCCTGGGATACAGGTAACGGGCTCCAAGCCCAGTTGTGCCACCATGTGCCTGCCAGGCCATTAGCCAGGTGCTGCCtctgagccctgccccttcctgggctTGGAGATACCCTCGCTCACTGCAGGTGGGGCTGGAAGTACCTGGGTCCAGCTATTCCTACTGCCCTGAGGGGCACCCTGGCCCCTAGGCTGGGTTTGCCATGGGCATGCTGTTCCTGCTCTGATCCCAAGGGCTGGCACCTTGGCAGAGGGCACTGGCCTAGGAAGGCCTCACCTGGACCAGGCAGATGGCACGTGGggtgctgtgtggaagctggcagcattaCTGCCCAGGTGCCAGTGGGCTATCACTCCAACACTGCTATGAGACACAGCGCAGGGCAAGAGCAGCCAGGTGGTGCCCCAAGGCCCCCCACACCACCAAACCCCAGGTGTGGGGGGCAGCTCAGCTCTCTGCTCCCACACTGTGTAACCAGTGGGACAGCGCTGCCATCCTGCCCTGCATCTCCCCTGTGCCCAGGAGCAGAATCCTGCCCCTCTGAGGAGCAGCTGCAGTTGCCTCAGGGGCCAGGGTCACAGGGAGCACAGGAGTTCTAGCAGCAGGGAGTAGGACCTCCCACCTTGCCCGCTGGGGCAGAAAGTGGTACAGGTGCATGAGTCTCAGtccctgggggcagagagggggcttggcagcagggaaggggctgggggacagGAAGGCTTTTGGCTcatcggggtgggggcagcagtggacaagagttggggggaggggctcagagcagggctcAGGGGCATGTGCTCAGGGAGGATTTAAGCTGGGCACAAGGACTACTGAGGCACAGACTACACACCACCCCCCATGTACACCTGTGGCCGCTGCAGGGGCCTGTTTtgtctggggcaggcagggggaagggCTGATGTGCTTGGGGCAGTGCAGATGCCCCCAGAAGTGACTGCAGGGGTGAGATAGGAGCTTGCCCTGCCTGAGCGGCTGTGCAGAGGCCAGCTGGGATGGGCACAGGCCAGCTGGGATGGGCACAGGCCAGCTGGCTGTACAGCTCCCTGCTGGCCAGGGGCTAGCCCACAGGTGACATGGCTGCGGTCTCCAACGCAGCGAAAGTGCAAAGCCAGTTTCTTTGGCTGGCAGCGCTGGGGCCCATGGGTGGAGCTGTCCCAGGTATACCCCTGCCCACCGGCGTATCCGTCCACGCCTCACTCTCGGTGCGTCTTCACAGCCTCATTGCTTGAGCTGTCCCTAAAGGAGGGTGAGAAGAGAGCAGGCACCATAGACAGAGCTTTGGGGCGAACCTCAGACACCTGGGGCTTGGCTCCTGCAGCTCAGAGGCCTAGAGCAGTGGGCAGCCCGGGGTCAGAGTGGTAAAGGATGGGTGGAGTCCTCTGGCAGGCACCACACATGCACATAGATCCTGTGGGGATGGACACTACCAGTGGGCACGCCAACCCACACACCCCGCTGCAGTTGCCTGGGCACGAGAGCCACCACTGGGGTGACCCCCGCCCAGGACAGGCGTGGCAGGGCTCCCCCTGCTAACAGGGAAGGAGATGCCGGGGCTGGGCTTCTGCCCGTCTCAGAGCCCTGCATTCTGGCAGTGCACAGGCCAGGACCAGCTGTTTCTGAGGCCTGGGGCTGCACTTGGAGAAGGAGCCTTATGAACTGGTGAGGTGGGGAAGGCCAGAGTCCAGGCCTGTGAGCCCCCTGCTGAGTGGCGCAAGACTGAACAGCGGGAAGCACTCACCACGTGGGGAAATATGAGGCACCAGCGGGGGTTCCTCCGTTCTGGCCGCCTCTGCCTGGAAACAAGGCAAAGGAGcagtcagggtggggccaggCAGGGCTCATAGCTGGGGGCAGGCAACAGGCACCTTGCTGAGGGATACTTGGGAGATGCCTAGCAGTAGCTCCACATGCCACAGCCAGGCCAGCacctgatttcccccccctcGATACCAGGGAGCTGCTGGGGACAAGCCAGCcccttccatgctgcctgggggAGGACCTCTGCCTGGGCAATGGCGCAGTGCTCCTGGATTCTCctctgggcggggtgggggccCACAAGCAGCCAGGGACGTGCAGGGGTGTGTGCCCTAGTCCTCGCTGCCCCCTTCCAGCCTGTAGGTGAGACAGCGTGAAGAAGAGCAccatgccctgcccctggtgGACTCACCCACTCCCCAGGGTCACTCAGCCCCATGTGCTAGGTGCACAGAGACATGGGCGCAGCATCCCCTGTCCAGATTCCACAAGGAATGGCTCTGAAGCGTGGCACTATGGGACGAACCTGTGCACAACAGGCCATTGGGAGAGGGTGGGAAGCCAATCTGAACAGGCTAGCTGCCCAGACAAGCCCAAGAGAGCCTGAGCGCTACTCCCCAGCAGTGTTATAATTCGTCCACGGTCCGTCTCCCCACCCCACGGCCAGGCCCAGCAGCAACCCCTGCCCTATGCCTTACATAGCTTGGAGCCCCAGTTCTCCctgacagctggagccaggcccacTCAGTCTGTGGGGCGGGCAGCTGCTAGGGCAGGGCCTGGCACAAGGTGCCTAGGctgctctgcccaggtatgctTCTAGGATCTGGATGCcaggaacagggctggctccaaccCCAGACCCCCAAAGTACTTGGGACTGCCCAGGTCAGGCAAGATCGCCACAGGCACGGTACTTTGGGCAACGGTCCATCCTCCAGGTCTCCCCATTCAGAGCTGGCCCCTCACTGGGGGGCCAGGAACCAGAAACCAGGGGCCACTCTGGGGGCCGGGTCACACCACATTCCCCATAGCATAGCCCAGTCAGTACCTGAGCGTCAGCCCTGCCCGGGGCAGGAGGTTCAGTTCGGTCGGTACTTGGCCAGCAATCCAGCCCAGCGGGGGATTCAGTTCGGGTCAGCACCGGGACGGCAGtctggcccagggctgggggagtcgGTGTCCGGCCAAGGGTTTGGTTCAGGTCGGTACCTGGTCGGCGGCCCAGCCCGGGGGTCCGATTCGGAaccagggcagcagcagagctcaACCCAGGGATTTCGGGTCGGTACCTGTCTGGCAGCCCAGCCCAAGTGTTCGGTTTGACCCGACCAGGGGGGTTGATTCAGCCCGGTTTGCTCGGTACCTGGGcggcagcacagcacagcacattcCGGGGCGGCTTCAGTTCATCCCGGGAAATGGGGCCCGTACCTGGGCAGCAGTACAGCCGGGCCCGCAGGGTGGGGGACTCGGGCCCGGCCCGGGGGCTCCGTTCGTCCCGGTCGGTACCTGGGCGGCAGCACAGCCCAGCCCGGGGGGTTCGGTTTGGCCCGTACCTGGACGGCAGCAGAGGCGGCTGACGCGACTTCCGTGGAGCCGCCAGGCTAGGTGGATGCCCAGCAAGCTGAggcccagccagagcagcagcagctggaagacCGCGGCCCGCAGGTCCTGAGCCGCCCAGTCGGCCGcgaactcctgccccagccaggccaggccccGCAGCGCCCGGCCCGGCgcctcccagcccagccacgGTGCCGCCATCGCCCTGCGCAGGCGCCAATagagcactgcactgcactgcctcCCCTCCTCTCTGGAATGGGAGCACCCCGTGAACCTGCCCCGAGACAGTGAGCGGAGCCGCCgcagcccagcccctcctcccacagcccacccccactggccccgccccttccttcaCAGCCCGCGTTTCCCCCGCACCTGTTCCGCCCCTCCGCTCATAACCTAGCCCCCACCTGCAGTGGCCttgcacctcctcccacactgacCCCCCGGACTTCCCCGCTCGGCCTCGCAACTggtcccactcctcctcccacaaCTCGCCCGCCCCTGCactggcccggccccgcccctcccctcccagctcagcACCAGATATCACAGCGGGGGAGGGATAGTGGGAGCTGCATGATGCCAGGTGGTCCCCTTTGCCAGGATACAGTCCATAGGTGCCATTGCTGCGGGTTACCAGACTTCTCCTTCAGCTGTACACAGCCCCTAGCGCGCTGCGctaggccctgggctgggcactcggacagggtgggaggggatgtgTCTTTGCTGAGGAGGAAGTCCTGGCTGTGTCTAGACCATGCCCTCCCTACACACTCCAGCGTTCCTGCTACTCCTGCACCAGCTCGTGCCCTGGCGGCGCTCTGGCAGAGCTCCGGTATCCCCGCTGTCCGCgtacctccctgcccccaagcgGAGCTCTGGTGACGGTGACCCCACTGCCCGTGGCTCAGGCGTGTCTGTGCCTTTAAGAGGCTGAGCCGGGAGGTAGCTGTTCCTCGACTTGCCGTTTCCTGCTATCCTCCTTGAGCTTCTTCTCAGGCGCTTGTGTGGGCATCGGTTGGCTGGGTAAGTGCTGACCCCTTTCGCCAGCCTCCCCCTTTGGGCATGAACCCCAGCAGCCGTGTTATCCCCACCTCTGGGCTGGTTCTGGGCAGGGAGCGGTGTCCggtggctggagcagagggctgggaggcAGGTTCTGTCCCGGGCCCTAGAGGGGCTGAGCGTGGCCTGGTTGTGCGGGGCCTTGCTTGCCCTCTGCCCATGGGGATAAGACCCAGGCACGGGGCAGGGATGTTTCTGCCCCCATATGCGTGGGCTCCTGgcgcctgc
Proteins encoded in this region:
- the AMT gene encoding aminomethyltransferase, mitochondrial isoform X1, giving the protein MLRTGGRAMLRVGPRGRGPGAGGRRRCCSSGPDGLKQTPLHAFHRQQGGKMVNFAGWSMPVQYALSHLESHLHTRQHCSLFDVSHMLQTKVFGRDRVKFMESLVVGDIAELKPDQGTLSLFTNEEGGILDDLIVTSTSEQHLYVVSNAGCREKDWALMQGRAEDLRAAGGDVHLEVSENALLALQDAEAFAELLPCSLCPGPSAVQVLQTGVSDNLAKLPFMSSAVMGVFGVPGCRVTRCGYTGEDGVEISVPMGRAVELVELLLRDPQVQLAGLAARDSLRLEAGLCLYGNDIDETTTPVEAALVWTLGKRRRLAMDFPGAPVIVPQIKGKVKRKRVGLISTGPPIRPHMPILSPEGRPIGKVTSGCPSPCLKKNVAMGYVEGEQSRVGTVVAVEVRKKSCPALVTRMPFVPTRYHMLK
- the TCTA gene encoding T-cell leukemia translocation-altered gene protein; amino-acid sequence: MAAPWLGWEAPGRALRGLAWLGQEFAADWAAQDLRAAVFQLLLLWLGLSLLGIHLAWRLHGSRVSRLCCRPGRGGQNGGTPAGASYFPTWDSSSNEAVKTHRE
- the AMT gene encoding aminomethyltransferase, mitochondrial isoform X2 produces the protein MLRTGGRAMLRVGPRGRGPGAGGRRRCCSSGPDGLKQTPLHAFHRQQGGKMVNFAGWSMPVQYALSHLESHLHTRQHCSLFDVSHMLQTKVFGRDRVKFMESLVVGDIAELKPDQGTLSLFTNEEGGILDDLIVTSTSEQHLYVVSNAGCREKDWALMQGRAEDLRAAGGDVHLEVSENALLALQGPSAVQVLQTGVSDNLAKLPFMSSAVMGVFGVPGCRVTRCGYTGEDGVEISVPMGRAVELVELLLRDPQVQLAGLAARDSLRLEAGLCLYGNDIDETTTPVEAALVWTLGKRRRLAMDFPGAPVIVPQIKGKVKRKRVGLISTGPPIRPHMPILSPEGRPIGKVTSGCPSPCLKKNVAMGYVEGEQSRVGTVVAVEVRKKSCPALVTRMPFVPTRYHMLK